Proteins encoded within one genomic window of Flavobacterium sp. NG2:
- a CDS encoding cupin domain-containing protein — translation MERFSDKYIITKDMEWEVLGGGVSRKFLGYDNQIMMVQVKFEKGALGAPHQHFHTQATYCVSGKFEFEIDGEKKIIEAGDGVYIEPNLIHSAVCLEEGMLIDTFSPVREDFLSGGGVSYFGDKK, via the coding sequence ATGGAAAGATTTAGCGACAAATACATCATCACAAAAGATATGGAATGGGAAGTTCTTGGTGGAGGTGTATCTAGAAAATTTTTAGGTTACGATAACCAAATCATGATGGTACAAGTTAAGTTTGAGAAAGGTGCATTGGGTGCTCCTCATCAACATTTTCACACACAAGCTACTTACTGTGTTTCAGGTAAATTTGAATTTGAAATTGATGGAGAAAAGAAAATTATAGAAGCAGGTGATGGTGTTTATATTGAACCAAATCTAATTCATAGCGCAGTTTGCTTAGAAGAAGGAATGCTAATTGACACATTTAGTCCAGTAAGAGAAGATTTCTTAAGTGGCGGTGGTGTATCTTATTTTGGAGATAAAAAATAA
- the map gene encoding type I methionyl aminopeptidase — protein sequence MSITSELELIGMRKVSEAVAYTLKEMKNFAQVGMTTKEIDDFGGNILKDLGANSAPFVTYKFPGFTCISVNNEFCHGIPSNKRILCEGDLINIDVSAELDGFWSDNGNSFVLGEDINQHQKLVDASKEILQKTISNIKGGVKIADIGFLMENEAKKRGYKVIKNLGGHGVGRSLHEEPDELLNYRNKYDQRRFKKNAVVAIETFISTTSSKAVELNDGWTMVGDKGGFMAQHEHTIVVTDGKPIILTEMNGVWN from the coding sequence ATGTCTATAACAAGTGAACTAGAGTTAATTGGAATGAGAAAAGTAAGTGAAGCTGTTGCTTATACTTTAAAAGAAATGAAAAACTTTGCTCAAGTTGGTATGACGACAAAAGAAATTGATGACTTTGGAGGAAATATATTAAAAGATTTAGGAGCAAATTCGGCACCTTTTGTTACATACAAATTCCCCGGATTTACTTGTATAAGTGTGAATAATGAATTTTGTCACGGTATTCCATCTAACAAAAGGATTCTTTGCGAAGGCGATTTAATAAATATAGATGTATCAGCAGAACTTGATGGTTTTTGGTCAGACAATGGTAATTCATTTGTACTTGGTGAAGACATTAACCAACACCAAAAATTAGTTGATGCTTCCAAAGAAATATTGCAGAAAACAATTAGCAATATTAAAGGGGGAGTAAAAATTGCGGACATAGGATTTCTGATGGAAAACGAAGCTAAGAAAAGAGGTTATAAAGTTATTAAAAATCTTGGCGGACACGGAGTTGGAAGAAGTTTACACGAAGAACCAGACGAACTATTAAACTACAGAAACAAATATGACCAACGACGATTTAAAAAAAATGCTGTAGTTGCAATTGAAACTTTCATTTCAACTACTTCATCTAAAGCTGTAGAACTTAATGATGGTTGGACAATGGTAGGTGATAAAGGAGGTTTCATGGCACAACACGAACATACTATTGTTGTAACCGATGGAAAGCCTATTATATTAACAGAAATGAATGGAGTTTGGAATTAA
- a CDS encoding nucleotidyltransferase family protein, whose amino-acid sequence MTTKEIILQTLKANKLKLSKFGIRNVGLFGSYIRNEQSSESDIDLLIDFEPEKESFDNFMAVYDLFEKLFKNEKIEVVTKNGLSPYIGPQILKEVQYV is encoded by the coding sequence ATGACAACAAAAGAAATCATATTACAAACACTTAAAGCCAATAAGCTAAAGCTTTCGAAATTTGGTATTCGAAATGTTGGTTTGTTTGGTTCTTATATTCGCAATGAGCAATCAAGTGAAAGTGATATTGATTTGCTGATTGATTTTGAACCTGAAAAAGAAAGTTTCGATAATTTCATGGCTGTTTATGATTTGTTTGAAAAACTTTTTAAAAATGAAAAAATCGAAGTTGTTACTAAAAACGGCCTAAGCCCTTATATTGGACCCCAAATTTTAAAGGAAGTTCAATATGTTTAA
- a CDS encoding helix-turn-helix domain-containing protein has product MTNKEIPHITFNPEKFNAEISQNFGFEIVPIERIAKLKEQIEHNPELPHQLKFFNLIFFTEGSGRHFIDFNWFPVQQHSLVYLTKEQVNAFEFSANLKGFCIIFTEEYFVDCFANLSKDFVFRLFNPQLFSPILQIPPQSDFIDYFNLLLKEYDKPQAFNKMNIINSLFTILISKAEGIKQNQTFHIKDSSKITLFQKFTSLIEKNLSKTRNANFYANELAISYKHLNTICRELVNKTAKNIIDDYIILHAKRNLINSTMKSTELAYSLGFEDPTNFTKYFKKNTGLTPKDFIKSLIKQ; this is encoded by the coding sequence ATGACCAATAAAGAAATTCCACATATAACGTTTAATCCTGAAAAATTCAATGCTGAGATCTCTCAAAATTTTGGTTTTGAAATTGTCCCTATCGAAAGGATTGCCAAACTTAAAGAACAAATAGAGCATAATCCTGAATTACCCCATCAACTTAAATTTTTCAATCTAATATTTTTCACAGAAGGTTCTGGCAGGCATTTTATTGATTTTAATTGGTTTCCTGTACAACAACACAGCTTAGTTTACCTTACCAAAGAACAAGTCAACGCATTCGAATTTTCAGCAAACTTAAAAGGTTTTTGTATCATTTTTACAGAAGAATATTTTGTAGATTGCTTTGCTAACTTGTCTAAAGATTTTGTATTCAGATTATTTAATCCACAACTATTTTCACCAATATTACAAATCCCTCCTCAATCTGATTTTATTGATTATTTTAATTTATTACTAAAAGAATATGATAAACCACAGGCATTTAATAAAATGAACATTATTAATTCGCTGTTTACCATCTTAATATCAAAAGCTGAGGGCATCAAACAAAATCAAACTTTTCATATTAAAGACTCATCAAAAATTACCCTCTTCCAAAAATTTACTTCGCTAATAGAAAAAAATCTATCCAAAACCAGAAATGCTAACTTTTATGCAAACGAATTAGCAATATCGTACAAGCATTTAAATACTATCTGTAGAGAATTGGTCAATAAAACCGCCAAGAATATAATAGACGACTATATTATTCTACATGCCAAAAGAAATTTGATTAATTCCACCATGAAAAGTACCGAATTAGCCTATAGTTTAGGATTTGAAGATCCAACAAACTTTACTAAGTATTTCAAGAAAAATACAGGTTTAACCCCAAAAGACTTCATAAAATCACTCATAAAACAATAA
- a CDS encoding DUF86 domain-containing protein, protein MFKDPKEFLKHILDECSYLLSVSENLSFDDFLEDETLKRAVVRSLEIIGEATKKIPTDFKDKWNTIQWKNMAGMRDRLIHDYIGVNYSIVWDVIKNKIPEVHKEISNFISKE, encoded by the coding sequence ATGTTTAAAGATCCAAAAGAATTCCTGAAGCATATTTTAGACGAATGTTCTTATTTGCTTTCTGTTAGTGAGAATTTATCGTTTGATGATTTTCTCGAAGATGAAACTTTAAAACGTGCAGTTGTTCGAAGTTTAGAAATTATCGGTGAAGCAACAAAAAAAATCCCAACCGATTTTAAAGATAAATGGAATACAATTCAATGGAAAAATATGGCTGGTATGCGTGATAGACTTATCCACGATTATATTGGCGTAAATTATAGTATTGTTTGGGATGTGATAAAAAATAAAATTCCAGAAGTGCATAAAGAAATATCCAATTTTATTTCTAAGGAATAA